From the genome of Acidobacteriota bacterium:
TGCCGAGCACGCCTCGCGGAGCGCGTTCCAGCGCATCGCCGGCGAGTACGAAGCGATCCGGACGGCGCTGGTCGCCGATTCGCTCGAATCCGTCTCCGATCACGCGAAGAAGATCGCGCGCCGGGCGTCCCGGCTGGAGCACGCGTTCGACGCGGAGGAGGCCGGCGTGGACGAGCAGCATGCCGGCGAGGTGAGGGCCCTGCTGCCCGCGATCGAGAAGGCGGCGAAGGAGCTGGCAGCCGCCGGCGATCTGGACAGCGCCCGCGCCGCGTTCGGCGCGCTTTCCGAGTCGTTGATCTCCTATGGGGAGCTGGTGGCCGGGGACAAGCCGGTCGTCGCGAGCTGTCCGATGGTCAGGCGCCGCTGGCTGCAGCCGGAGGGTGAGATCGGGAATCCCTATCTCGGCAAGAAGATGCCTCGCTGCGGCGTCGTCCAGGAGAAGTGATTTCCGGCCCTCCTCGGGGGGAGGCGGGCGACGAGGAGCGGGGCGATGGACTTGCTGTCGGGAACGAGCCTGCCGAACCTGCACCCGGCGCTCGTGCATTTTCCCGTGGCGCTCCTCTTCGTCGGTGCGCTGGCGGAGGCGGGCGCCCTCGCCGTGCGCCGGGCCGCCTGGCTCGACCGGGCCGCGGCGGCGGCGTGGAGCCTGGGCGCCGCTTCCGCGGTCGCGGCCTATCTCTCGGGTCGCCGCGCGGCGGACGGTCTCCCGTTGCCGGCCCCGGAGGTGCAGGCGGCGATCGGGCGCCACGCCGATGCCGCGTTTTGGACCGCCACAGCGGCGGTCCTGCTGGCGGTCGTTCGGCTCGCCCTGCTGTACGCAGGGGCCCGGAAGGGAGGTGACACGCACCCCGCCGGACGCGCCGTGGTTCTGGCGGCCTCCTTGCCGCTGCTCGCGCTCGTCGCCGTGACGGCGGACAGGGGCGGCGCGCTCGTCTTCCGGCACGGTGTCGCGGTTGCCCGCGAGAACGCGCCGGAGCCGTCCGCCCCGGCGCCCCGCTCCGGCGTGACGATCGATGAGGACGGCGCCGTCGCCTGGGAACCCGGACCGGGCTCCGAGAGCGATCTCGGCTCGGCGATCGCGATCGTCACCGGCGGACCGGGCGCTTCGGTGCGTCCCGCCGGCGTGGGGGAGGCGCAGGGACTCGCGCTGGACGTGCACGGCCGCATCTTCCTTCTGCTGCCCGGCCGCTTCGGCGACGTCCAGGTGGACGCCGAGGTGGAGCGGGCCCGGTTCACCGGCCGCGTCGGGCTCGTGCACCACTTTCGCGGGCCGGGTGATTTCGGGGCCTTCGTCCTCGGCCCCGGCGGCACCGCGCGCCTCGTCGACGAGCGGGACGGAACGGTGGAGGAACTTGACGAGGCGACGGTCGGGGAGCCGGGCACCACCGTTTCGCTCGCCGTCGCGGCGCACGGCTCGCACCTCAAGGGCTACGTCGGAGGCGACCTCGCGGCACACGGGCACACGAGCGCCCCGCCGCCGGGGAGGACGGGGCTGTGGCTCGACGGCGAGGGGAGGGTGACGATCCGGGAAGTGCGGGCCTTCCCGGCCGATTGACGACGGCGTGCCGTCGAGACGCCGCATGGTGCGGTCCGGCGGTGCGTGCGAGATGAAGACGATCGAGGAGACGAAAGATGAGAGATCGAGCCATCGACGAGACACGGCGGCGTCGCGCCAGGCTGGTCGCCGGCGGGCTTTGCGCCGCGCTGATTCTGATGACCGCCCCGGTTCTCCGGGCGGCCGAAACGGCGCCCGGGCCCGAGGCACGCAAGGCGGAGCTGGAGCGCCTGATCGCCTTCGATCGCGCGACGAAGCTGGACGCCGAGCAGCAGAAGGTGATGGCAGAGGCGCTGAGCCCGATGCCGGCTCCCTGCTGCAGCGACTTCTCCGCGGCAACCTGCTGCTGCAAGTGCAATCTCGCCCGGGCGATGTGGGGTCGCGCCAAGCAACTGGTGCTCGCGGGCCGGAGCGCCGCGGAGGTTCGCAAGGGCGTCCACGACTGGCTCGCGCGGATGAATCCGTCCGGCTTCGCCGGTGACGCCTGCCACAAGGGGCATTGCGGCCGCGGCGTTTCGAAGGACGGCTGCGGCGGCATGCGCGCCGACCACATCACGCCTTGAGACGGCGCCGTGCGTGGCGGCGGCCGGGGCTCAAGGAGGA
Proteins encoded in this window:
- a CDS encoding DUF3347 domain-containing protein, with translation MGWWPRSSRKPGRGPAATGSSSCRTWNGRCACATGRRRSARGRKAQRTAPDRPRAQRERIPWRKDHECGEESAAGRCNGVPGGVPAGFAHGGNHDEHAEHASRSAFQRIAGEYEAIRTALVADSLESVSDHAKKIARRASRLEHAFDAEEAGVDEQHAGEVRALLPAIEKAAKELAAAGDLDSARAAFGALSESLISYGELVAGDKPVVASCPMVRRRWLQPEGEIGNPYLGKKMPRCGVVQEK